The Candidatus Zixiibacteriota bacterium genome contains a region encoding:
- the maf gene encoding septum formation protein Maf, with amino-acid sequence MKIVLASSSPRRLNLLTKEGFHIEVVCPNVDESRIGDESPPEYVSRLAQKKANYAAADNLLTIGADTVVVLNDEFLNKPASVPEAKMTLEKLSGKKHTVYTGLSLICSECGRTDTGFDKTIVHFNVLTESAIIRYIETGEPMDKAGAYGIQGMGSFLVKRIEGELDTVVGFPMKLFKKMIEVHRKCLEKV; translated from the coding sequence TTGAAAATAGTTTTAGCCTCAAGTTCGCCAAGACGTTTGAACCTTCTCACGAAAGAAGGTTTTCACATAGAAGTCGTTTGCCCAAATGTGGATGAGTCGAGAATAGGCGACGAATCACCGCCTGAATATGTAAGCCGTCTGGCGCAAAAAAAAGCAAATTATGCCGCTGCAGATAATTTGTTAACGATAGGAGCGGATACCGTAGTTGTTTTAAATGATGAGTTTCTGAATAAACCCGCCTCGGTACCAGAGGCTAAAATGACGCTGGAGAAGCTTTCAGGTAAAAAACACACCGTTTATACCGGCCTAAGCTTAATCTGCTCTGAATGTGGACGAACAGATACTGGGTTCGATAAAACAATTGTTCATTTTAACGTCTTGACTGAATCGGCTATTATTAGATATATTGAGACTGGCGAGCCTATGGATAAAGCCGGCGCTTACGGTATTCAGGGGATGGGTTCTTTTTTGGTAAAGAGGATAGAGGGAGAACTTGACACAGTAGTCGGTTTTCCTATGAAGTTATTTAAAAAAATGATAGAGGTGCACAGAAAGTGCCTGGAGAAAGTTTAG